The window CCATGAACGAGGCTCCGCAGGCGTTTACTTGACCGTGATGGACTTGACGAACGCGTCCAGGTCGGCGGGGCTCAGGGCGCCCTTCACCGCGTTGACCCGGATGGCGAACGGTACGTCCTTCGAGTCGACCCCGGCCACCACGACCCCCGTCATCCTGGTCCCCTTCGCCGGGGTGGACTGCTCCCCGGACGACGTGAACTCGTAGTCGATCCTCCGGGCGTCACGGGCGCTCTCCTCTCCCGCGAGGCGTACGTCGCGCGTGCCCTTGCGGGTCGTGCCCAGGCCGATCCCCGCGCCGGCGGCCGCGGCGGCCTCGTCGGCGTCGTCCACCCCGGTCGCGAAGTCCAGCTGGACCGAGACCATGCCCGTGCGCAGTCCCTTCTCCTCCTTGAGCGCCACGGCGGCGTTCGCCTCGGCGCGTTCGGCGGCGGGCTGGACGGCGTACCCCTGGTCCTCCGGGTAGCCGACGGACACGCTCGCGGTGTCCAGCGTCCCCCAGCCGTCGGGGACCGATGCGGTGTCCATGCCGCCGCATCCGCCGAGCAGTGTCAGGCCGAGAGCGGCGGTCACGGCCGTGCCGAGCGCCTTGGACTTCGTCAACGTCATCGCCCCTTGGTCGCACGCGTGTTCACTGTGCGCAGTAGCTGTACGGGAGGTAGGCGCGCTTGTCGCCCTGCGGAGCTCCGAGGAACTGCGCGTCCGTCAGTGACTCCTTCTTGTGCTCGTCGGAGATGGAGAACCCCAGACTCATACCCAGCGAGACCTCGAATCCGAACTCCTGGGCGTCGGTCTCGCCGAGGTACTGCAGCGTGCTGGACAGGCCGTCCTGGAACATCAACTGCTCGAAGGGGTCGGTCCCGGCGGGCTTCCGCTGCAGGGAGTTGTCGCCGAACATGTACGCGAAGGGCGCGGTGTTGTCGCCGGATCCGTCCAGCCACTGCTCGGCGACGGCCCGCTTGTCCTCCGTGGCCTTGTCGGTCTCCTTGCCGAAGACGATCGAGTTCGTCTGCACCTCGATGCCGGTGTCGCCGGAGGAGTCCGTGACCCCGCCCTTGCCGCCGCGCTTGTCCTTGTCCTTCTGGCCGTTGTCGCCGCCGGCCTCGCCCTTGTCGGACGTCGATGTCTTCTCGACCGTCTTCGTCATGTCGATCCGGACGATCTTCCCGGTCTTCTGGTCGCGGGTCACGGTGATGGCGCCCGTGTGGGTGTCCTTCGCGCCGGCCGTGCCTCCGAACGGGCCGACGTTGCCGCCGACCTTGCCCTCGATCTCCAGCTTGGCGGTGTAGGTGTAGGACTCGTTGCCGTTGACGTCGTCCTTGGTGATGGTCACGTCCGGTGAGAACTTGGCCTTGCCGCCGAGCTTGGCGCCCAGTTTGTCCTCGTCGCCCGGCTTGAAGGAGAGCCCGCCGTCGGCGTAGACGTTGAGGCCGATGGTCGAGTAGGAGATCTTCTTGTCGCCGATCTTCTTCTCGATGTCCTCCTTCTTCTCCGCCCACTTCATGCCGGAGTACCAGCCGCCGCCGTAGCCGCCGCTGTGCTTCATCGAGGTCTCCCACATCTTCATTTCCTCGATGTCGTCCCGCATCTTCTGGGCGTCGGCCTCGCTCTTGAACACCCAGGTGTCACCGTTGGTGATCTTGATGCCGCCGCCGATGTCGACGTCCGCCTTGCCCAGGCTGCCGAGCTTCACCCCCGGTGTGCTGGCGTTGACACCCGCGGAGGCCGCGTCGGTGAAGGTCATGTAGACGAGCTTGTCGTTCTCGTCGACCTTCCCGTCCCCGTTCACGTCGGTGGAGGCCTGGGCGACCTTCTGCTGGAATCCGTACTCCTCGCCCCACTCGAACCAGCCGATCTTCACCTTGCCGCCGGCGGTGTCGGAGATGTTCGATATCTGGCAGAGCTTCGGTTCGTAGTCGGCGTCGGTCTTCGGCTTCGCCGTGCCGTCCCCGCCCGTCGTGCACCCGCTGCCGCCGCCGGTCAGCGAGGTGATGGCGCAGCGGATGCGGTCACCGATCCGGCCCCCGATGCCGGCCATGGCGAGGGCGCCGACCAGCGCGACGACGAGGACGATGACACCGAGGTACTCGGTGGCCGTGGCCCCGTTGTCACGCCAGTCGTAGGAGCGGGTGTACGTCGTCGGCGCGGGCGCGGGACCGTCGTCACGCCCCTCCATCAGCCGGTCCAGGGCCAGCCCCACGGCGGCACCCGTCACCATCGCCACGACCGGCATCAGCAGTCCCTCGGTGCCGACCACGTCCCACGTCACGGCGTAGCCGAACGCGAGCCCGGCGACCGGGACGGCGAGTGTGCCGAGCAGGTACGGCGTGCGTGAGGCGCGCTGCCGGTCGGGGAGGGCGCGGGCGCTCGCCAGCACCGTCAGCACGGTGACGAGCACGCCGGGAAGGTGCAGCAGCGCCAGCCGCCAGCCGAACTGTTCGAGGCGTTCGTCGGTGGCGAGCGTCTCGACGAGCGCCCGCGTCACCAGGAACCCGGAGACGACGTACACGAGGGCGCCGGCGGCCCAGGCGCGGCTCAGGGGGAAGAACCAGCCGCCCCCGCCTGCCGGGCCACCGGTGGGGCCCGGCGGTATGTGACCCGGAACCCGGTCTCCCCAATCACTGCCACCGCTCACGGTTCCGCCCTCTCACCGTCACCCGCTCCGTCGTCCGACGGGGGTGAGCGTACGACCGGGAAGGGGGTCCCGACCTGGGCCCCCGGCCCCAAAAGAGGGCCCAACTGTGGTCGGTCCAAAAGTCGTTCGCGGCGGCGCCGTGCGCGCACCGTGCCCGGGCGGACTCCCGGCGGCGTCCGCTCCGTCGGCCCTCGGGTGGACCGCTGGGCCCGTGGGCCCACGACGAGCGGGGGTGCGGCGGTTAGCGTCGTACCCGCAGCCGTCCGGGAGACGGCAGGACGCCGGGGCTGCCGCCGGCGGCCGCTCGCGGGCGCCGCGAGTCTCGATCCGCCCTCAGGACGACGGGAGCACCGGGTGAACGCAGGACAGGGAGTGACGGCCGACGCGAATGGCACCGGCAGCTGGACCCTCGACCTGAGAGGGCTCTCCGTGCGGCAGGTGTCCGCGTCCTCGGACCCGATGGGCGAGCAGCCGCCGTCGTTCGCGCTCGTGTTCGACGGGGTGGCCGACGTCGCCGTCGAGGGGCCCGTACGGATGACGAAGGGCTCCGTCGCCGCCAGGGGCGCCACCGAACTGCCGGTCACGGCCGTGTGCGGAGCACTGGTCGGTGCGACGGTGCTCTCGGCCACCTGCTCCTCGGCGGGGTCGCTGCGGCTCGTGTTCAGTACCGGCCACCACGTCACCGTCCGGGGCGACGACCCGGGCGTACGGGTCCGGGTGCGCAGGCAGGGAGCCTTCGAGTGGGTCGGCGGGGGCGGGACCGGTGTGATGACGCCGCTCGGGTAGTCCTCGCCCACCCCGTGGGTCACCGCCGTGTGTCACCCCCGTGGGTCACCCCGGGGCGCCGGCGTGGGCTACCCCCCCGTGGACCACCTGTCGCGCTCACCCGCGTCGCTTACCCGCGTCGCTTACCCGCGTCGCTTACCCGCGTCGCTTACCCGCGTCGCTCACCCGCGTCGCTCACCGGAGTCGTCCACCCCTTCGGCCGCTCCGCGCGTGCCCTTCGTCCCGGGAGGGTTCGGGGCGTCGGCGGGGATGGGCGCGGAGACGTTCCCGCGGCGGGGCCCGCCGTTGAGCACGACGTGCGCCACCACGCCTGCCACCAGCCCCCAGAAAGCCGATCCGATGCCGAACAGGGTCACCCCGGAGGCCGTGGCCAGGAAGGTGATCAGCGCTGCCTCCCGGTCCTTCTCCTCGCGTACCGCGCCCGTCAGACCGCCGGACAGGGCCCCGAGGAGCGCGACCCCGGCCAGGGCCGCGACGAGTTCCTTCGGCAGACCGGCGAAGAACGCCACGAGGGTGGAGCCGAACGAGCCGACCACCAGGTACACCGCCCCGCAGGCCACCCCCGCGACGTAGCGGCGGCGCGGATCGCGGTGGGCCTCCGGTCCGGTGCAGATCGCCGCCGTGATGGCCGCGAGGTTCACCGCATGGGAACCGAAGGGGGCGAGAGCGGCGGACACCAGGCCCGTGGACCCGACCAGGAGCCGGTCGTCGGGCCGGTAGCCGGACGCGGACAGCACCGCGACCCCGGGCGCGTTCTGCGAGGCCAGCGTCGCCAGGGTCAGCGGCACCGCGATGCCGACCAGTGAGGCCGCGGAGAAAGCCGGCGCGGTGAACACGGGGTGCACCAGGCCGACATGGT is drawn from Streptomyces sp. NBC_00178 and contains these coding sequences:
- a CDS encoding DUF6188 family protein, whose translation is MNAGQGVTADANGTGSWTLDLRGLSVRQVSASSDPMGEQPPSFALVFDGVADVAVEGPVRMTKGSVAARGATELPVTAVCGALVGATVLSATCSSAGSLRLVFSTGHHVTVRGDDPGVRVRVRRQGAFEWVGGGGTGVMTPLG